DNA from Gemmatimonadota bacterium:
CGACGTCTCCGGCGCCGTGCATCGGTACGTGGCCGCCAGGCAGGCGGAACTGCCGGACGGCGTCGAGTTGATCACCTGGCAGGACCAGTCCCGGCTCCTCGAAAGCCGGCTCGACCTGATGATCAGAAACGGCCAACTGGGTTTCCTGCTCGTATTCCTCTGCCTGGCCCTGTTCCTGCGCATCCGGCTGGCGTTCTGGGTCGCCCTGGGTATCGTCATCTGCTTTCTCGGCACTTTCTGGATGATGCCGCTGGTGGGCGCTTCCATCAACATGCTCTCGCTTTTCGCCTTCATCATGGTGCTCGGCATCGTGGTGGACGACGCCATCATCGCCGGGGAGAACATCTACGCGCACCAGGAAAAGGGGGTGGAGCCCGCGACGGCCGCGCGGATGGGCGTACAGGAGATCGCCAAGCCCATTACCTTCGCGGTCCTGACGACCATCGTCGCCTTTATGCCCATGTTCTTCGTGGACGGGCTCATGGGGAAATTCTTCGAGATTTTCCCCATCGTGATCATCCTCATGCTGCTTTTCTCCCTGATCGAGTCCCTGCTCATACTGCCCACTCACCTGCGCCACGGTCAACCGAAGAAGAAGGAAAGTCCGCTGCCCCGTACGTTCCTGCTGGTCAGGCCTTTCTACCTCGTACTCTTCTACGCCGACAAGTGGCTGTACGAACTGCAGGACAACGTTGCCCGGCATCTCCGGCGATTCGTGGACGGCGTCTACGTTCCCCTGTTGAAGAAGGCCCTCTCCTGGCGGTACCTCACCCTGTCCATTGGCGTCGGCGCGATCATCCTCACCACCGGGCTCGTGGCCGGCGGCATCCTACGTTTCGTGTTTTTTCCGACCGTGGAGAACGAATTCGTCTCGGCGCACCTTACCCTGGCCGAGGGTACGCCCGCCGAGGTCACCGACCGGTATATCGGGCTGATCGAGGAAAGCGCCGTACTGCTGCAGAGACAGGTCGGCGACGAAATCGCCCGTGACGACCCCGGGAGCGATACCGAGGTCATACGGAACATCATGGCGGCCATCGGCGAACAACCGAACGCCGCCCGGGCGCAGCAGAACGCGGGGGGCATAGTCGGGTCCGCCAGGTCCTCCCACATCGGTGAGGTTGTACTGGGCCTGTCCCCGTCGGAAACCCGGAACATCAGCGGCGAGGAAATCGTGAACCGCTGGCGGGAGCTCATCGGTCCGATTCCCGATGTGGTGGAACTCTCGTTCACCTCCTCCCTGTTCAATGCGGGCGAGGCGATCAACATCGAACTGTCCAGTCCCGATCCCGAAGCGCTGCTGCAGGCGACCGCCGAGTTGAAAGGCACGGTGGCGAATTACGACGGCGTCATGGACGTGGCGGACGATTTCAGGCCGGGTAAGCAGGAGATCAGGCTGAACGTAACGCCCGAAGGAGAGGCCCTCGGCATCACCATGGCGGGGCTGTCCCGGCAGGTCCGGCAAGCCTTCTTCGGTGAAGAAGCCCAGCGGATCCAGCGGGGCCGTGACGACGTCCGCGTGATGGTGCGTTATCCCGAATCGGAAAGGCGGTCCCTGGGCGACATGGAAAACATGCGCGTTCGGACGCCGACCGGCATCGAAGTGCCCTTCTCGCTCGCGGCGCGCGCGGAGATGGGAAGGGGCTATTCCAGCATACGGCGGACGGACCGTAAGCGCGTCATCACCGTCACCGCCGACGTGAACGACGCCGTCGCCAGTTCCAATGACATTCTCAGCGACCTCACGTCGTCGTACTTGCCGTCCCTGATGGCCAGGTACCCAGGCCTGACCTACACCCTGGAGGGACAACAGCGCAACCAGCAGGAGTCCATCGAAAGCCTGAGCTTCGGATTCCTGGTCGCCCTGCTCGTGATCTACGGACTGCTGGCCATCCCCTTCAAGTCCTACGTCCAGCCCATGATCATCATGAGCGTCATCCCCTTCGGCATCGTGGGGGCGGTCTTGGGCCATCTGATCATGGGATTCGCGATTTCGCTGCTCTCCCTCTTCGGCATCGTCGCGCTGTCCGGCGTCGTAGTGAACAACAGCCTGGTGCTGGTGGACTTCATCAACCGCGGGCGAGAACGCGCGGGGCCCGACGCGGACCTGCACGAGATCATCCGCAGTGCGGGGGTCGCCCGGTTCCGGCCCGTGCTGCTGACCTCGATCACGACCTTCGCCGGGCTGATTCCGATCCTGATGGAGAGGAGCCTCCAGGCACAGTTCCTCATCCCCATGGCCATATCCCTCGGATTCGGCGTGCTGTTCGCAACCGCCATCACGCTGATCCTGGTGCCCATCTGCTACTACATCCTCGAAGACGGGCTCGCCGTCCTGTCCAGCGTCCGGAACCGGTTGAGCGGACAGGTCCTGAAGTCGGGCGAAACGGCCGAATCGCCGGCTTCCTGACCGCCCGCCCTCATCGCCCGGGCCGACTCGTCCGGAACATACAAACTCCTTGCCCGTACCCGCGCATTTCCCCATCTTTCAAACAGGTGCGGCAACGCCGGAAGGACCCGGAACCGGGCACTTGCGGCGCATGGAATCCGTGACGGGTCAACGAACAGGGGAACGCCTTGCCCTTCCACGCTGATCTGCATCTCCACTCCCATTACTCGAGAGCGACCAGCAAGAACCTGAACCTGGAGCACCTGTACAAGTGGGCCCAGCTGAAGGGCATCCGCGTGGTGGGCACCGGGGATTTCGTTCACCCGGGCTGGATGGATGAGCTGGAGGAGAAACTGCAACCGGCCGAGGAGGGCCTGTTCCGGCTGAAGCCCGAGTTCGAGAGGACGATGGACGGCCAGGTGCCGGCCGCCTGCCGGGCGCCGGTTCGTTTCATGCTGACGGTCGAGATATCGAACATCTACAAGCGGCTCGGCCGCGTGCGGAAGGTGCATAACATCATCCTGGCGCCTGGATTCGAGGCCGCCAAGTCCCTGCAGGCCCGCCTCGGCGCCATCGGCAATATCCGATCGGACGGACGTCCCATCCTGGGACTGGACTCCCGGGACCTGCTGGAGATCACCCTCGAGACCGACCCGATGGCCTGCCTCATCCCCGCCCACGTCTGGACGCCATGGTTCTCGGCCCTGGGATCAAGGGGAGGATTCGACCGGATATCGGACTGTTACGGCGACCTCACGGAGCACATCTTCGCCGTCGAGACCGGCCTGTCGTCCGATCCGCTCATGAACTGGCGGCTGGAGCAGCTCGACCCCTACGTGCTCGTATCGAACTCCGACGCCCATTCGCCCGGAAAGCTGGGCCGGGAAACCACCCTGTTCGATACGTCCTGCGACTATCCCGCGATCTACAGCGCCCTGTCCGATCCTGAAGACGAGGGACTGACCGGGACGGTGGAGTTCTATCCCGAAGAGGGCAAGTACCACTATGACGGGCACAGGAAGTGCGAGAGAAGGATGCACCCGAGGGAAACGATCGACGGGAAGGGCCTGTGTCCGGATTGCGGCAAGCCCGTGACCGTGGGGGTTATGGCCCGCGTGGAAGCGCTTGCGGACCGTGAGGAGGGGAAGAAGCCCCCCCGCGCGCGCCACTTCTTCAGCGTGATACCCCTGCCCGAGATCATCGGCGAGGCGAAACAGGTCGGACCCGCTACCAAGACGGTGGATACGGTATACCAGGCAATAGTCTCGCGACTCGGCAGCGAACTCGACATCCTCCTGGACATACCGGAAGACGACATCGCACAGGTCGGCGGTACCCTGATCGCCGAGGGCATTCGCCGCATGCGCATCGGAGAGGTGGATATCCTTCCGGGGTATGACGGTGACTACGGGGTGATCAAGTTGTTCAACCCGGAGGACCGGCTTGGAGCCGACACGCAGATTGCCCTGCTGGAAGATCTTCCCGTGAAGGAGAAGAAGCGGGTTCGAGCGGATCCCGTGCCGGACGATACGCCGGAGATGGAGGAAGAAGATACGCCGGTGGTGGCCGAAACGTCCCCGGTTAGCACTAACGGGAAGGCCGAAGTCGAGGTTCCGGCGCCGACCGTTCCGAAGACTACGGCGTCTGCGGACCCGGCGGAAACCGGCCCGGACGGAGTGGGCCCGGTGGAAACGAATCCTGACGCGGCAAGTCCGGTGGAGGCGGACCCGGCGGAGACCGGCCCGGACGGAGCGGGCCCTTCCGTGGCCGTCCTGGAGGCGCTTGACGCTCCGGAAGACGCGACATCGATGAGCGGTCCACTCAATGAAGATCAGCAGAAGGCCGTAACGCACCGCGAGGGACACCTGCTCATCGTG
Protein-coding regions in this window:
- a CDS encoding efflux RND transporter permease subunit; the encoded protein is MNYVLAWFARNNVAANLLMMTIIVGGLLMISRLKVEIFPEFETDIVIITVPYLGAAPAEVEEAVCVRVEEAIQDLDGIKKLSSTASEGVGRIQVEVDPDADARTLLHDLKSRVDAIDTFPEETEKPVIQEIIFRRQVIDVAVAGRLDEPSMKRLAEEIREDLLAQPEISHVNLASVRPYEISIEVSEAALRRYGLTFSEVVGAVRNSSLDLPGGSVKTPGGEILLRSKGQALVGAEFDRIVLRSRSDGTRLLLSHVARVVDGFAETDVFSRFDGKPAALVKVFRVGNENILDVSGAVHRYVAARQAELPDGVELITWQDQSRLLESRLDLMIRNGQLGFLLVFLCLALFLRIRLAFWVALGIVICFLGTFWMMPLVGASINMLSLFAFIMVLGIVVDDAIIAGENIYAHQEKGVEPATAARMGVQEIAKPITFAVLTTIVAFMPMFFVDGLMGKFFEIFPIVIILMLLFSLIESLLILPTHLRHGQPKKKESPLPRTFLLVRPFYLVLFYADKWLYELQDNVARHLRRFVDGVYVPLLKKALSWRYLTLSIGVGAIILTTGLVAGGILRFVFFPTVENEFVSAHLTLAEGTPAEVTDRYIGLIEESAVLLQRQVGDEIARDDPGSDTEVIRNIMAAIGEQPNAARAQQNAGGIVGSARSSHIGEVVLGLSPSETRNISGEEIVNRWRELIGPIPDVVELSFTSSLFNAGEAINIELSSPDPEALLQATAELKGTVANYDGVMDVADDFRPGKQEIRLNVTPEGEALGITMAGLSRQVRQAFFGEEAQRIQRGRDDVRVMVRYPESERRSLGDMENMRVRTPTGIEVPFSLAARAEMGRGYSSIRRTDRKRVITVTADVNDAVASSNDILSDLTSSYLPSLMARYPGLTYTLEGQQRNQQESIESLSFGFLVALLVIYGLLAIPFKSYVQPMIIMSVIPFGIVGAVLGHLIMGFAISLLSLFGIVALSGVVVNNSLVLVDFINRGRERAGPDADLHEIIRSAGVARFRPVLLTSITTFAGLIPILMERSLQAQFLIPMAISLGFGVLFATAITLILVPICYYILEDGLAVLSSVRNRLSGQVLKSGETAESPAS